One segment of Castanea sativa cultivar Marrone di Chiusa Pesio chromosome 3, ASM4071231v1 DNA contains the following:
- the LOC142627532 gene encoding GDP-mannose 3,5-epimerase 2: protein MGSTGEAKYGAYTYENLEREPYWPSEKLRISITGAGGFIASHIARRLKSEGHYIIASDWKKNEHMTEDMFCHEFHLVDLRVMDNCLKVTKGVDHVFNLAADMGGMGFIQSNHSVIMYNNTMISFNMLEAGRINGVKRFFYASSACIYPEFKQLETNVSLKESDAWPAEPQDAYGLEKLATEELCKHYTKDFGIECRIGRFHNIYGPFGTWKGGREKAPAAFCRKAQTSTDKFEMWGDGLQTRSFTFIDECVEGVLRLTKSDFREPVNIGSDEMVSMNEMAEIVLSFENKQLPIHHIPGPEGVRGRNSDNTLIKEKLGWAPTMKLKDGLRFTYFWIKEQIEKEKAQGVDLAAYGSSKVVGTQAPVQLGSLRAADGKE from the exons ATGGGAAGTACTGGTGAAGCCAAATATGGTGCATACACCTATGAGAACCTTGAGAGGGAACCATACTGGCCATCAGAGAAGCTCCGAATTTCTATTACTGGGGCAGGTGGTTTTATCGCCTCCCACATTGCCCGGCGCTTGAAGAGCGAGGGTCACTACATTATTGCTTCTGATTGGAAGAAGAATGAGCACATGACTGAAGACATGTTCTGTCATGAATTCCACCTTGTGGACTTGAGGGTCATGGATAATTGCTTGAAGGTCACTAAGGGAGTTGACCATGTGTTCAATCTTGCTGCTGATATGGGTGGCATGGGCTTCATTCAGTCCAACCACTCGGTTATCATGTATAACAACACAATGATCAGTTTCAATATGCTCGAGGCTGGCAGGATTAATGGTGTTAAGAG GTTTTTCTATGCCTCTAGTGCTTGTATCTATCCTGAATTTAAGCAGCTGGAAACTAATGTGAGCCTAAAGGAGTCTGATGCCTGGCCTGCAGAG CCTCAAGATGCTTATGGCTTAGAGAAGCTTGCAACAGAGGAGTTGTGCAAACACTACACCAAAGATTTTGGTATTGAGTGCCGTATTGGAAGATTCCATAACATTTATGGTCCTTTTGGAACATGGAAAG GTGGGAGGGAGAAGGCTCCAGCTGCTTTTTGTAGAAAGGCTCAAACTTCCACCGATAAGTTTGAGATGTGGGGGGATGGACTTCAGACCAGATCCTTCACCTTCATTGATGAATGTGTAGAAGGTGTTCTTAG ATTGACGAAGTCAGACTTCCGCGAGCCAGTGAACATTGGAAGTGATGAGATGGTTAGCATGAATGAAATGGCTGAGATCGTGCTTAGCTTTGAGAACAAGCAGCTCCCTATCCACCACATTCCTGGTCCAGAGGGAGTCCGTGGTCGTAACTCAGACAACACACTCATCAAAGAGAAACTTGGTTGGGCTCCTACCATGAAGTTGAAG GATGGGCTGAGATTTACATACTTCTGGATCAAGGAGCAGATTGAGAAAGAGAAGGCTCAAGGTGTTGACTTGGCGGCTTACGGGTCATCTAAGGTGGTTGGAACCCAGGCTCCAGTTCAGCTAGGCTCACTTCGTGCTGCCGATGGCAAAGAATGA
- the LOC142628107 gene encoding V-type proton ATPase subunit F: protein MAGRAPIATKSSALIAMIADEDTITGFLLAGVGNVDLRRKTNYLIVDSKTTVKAIEDAFKDFTTKEDVAIVLISQYVANMIRFLVDSYNKPIPAILEIPSKDHPYDPSHDSVLSRVKYLFSAESVASDRR from the exons ATGGCTGGTCGGGCTCCAATTGCCACTAAAAGCTCAGCACTTATTGCCATGATTGCTGATGAG GACACTATAACTGGATTTTTGCTGGCCGGTGTGGGTAATGTTGACTTGCGGAGAAAGACAAACTACCTTATTGTTGATTCAA AAACAACGGTCAAAGCAATTGAAGATGCATTCAAAGATTTCACCACAAAGGAAGATGTTGCTATCGTCCTAATCAGCCAATAT GTAGCAAATATGATAAGGTTCCTGGTTGATAGCTACAATAAGCCAATACCAGCTATTTTGGAGATCCCTTCAAAGGATCATCCTTATGACCCTTCACATGATTCAGTTCTTTCACGTGTGAAGTATCTCTTCTCTGCTGAATCTGTGGCATCTGATCGGCGCTGA